The following proteins come from a genomic window of Trifolium pratense cultivar HEN17-A07 linkage group LG4, ARS_RC_1.1, whole genome shotgun sequence:
- the LOC123923019 gene encoding uncharacterized protein LOC123923019 encodes MECKTAKEMWTTLQTHHEGTSRVKETRIDIGVRKFELFEMKEDESIDQMYGRFTIIINELNSLGKKFSIHERVRKVLRCLPKSWRHIVTAITESKDLTEVKLEDLIGSLKAHESILQEDKPMKNKMIALDSQTKERSKNKEAVEEDNKFLQEDDEEELAFLSRRIQKLMMRRNQIKKNFPPRRNGPKPEVDISKIQCYGCNQFGHYKNECPKQKNSPYKSMMVTWDELDEVQEAEEEQEANVCLMTNANIEEVTLDPCSSCQKTEHLFDNLLYDSQILNSKNGQLRDEVTKLTKERDEYKSDNEIMKGMIKNMQLAHEGLSKQIKELRDNQKMKEHSMIQKENIILKQKVFKLEKDLTKFVSTTETFENILGSQVKLR; translated from the coding sequence ATGGAATGCAAAACGGCCAAAGAAATGTGGACAACACTCCAAACTCACCATGAAGGAACAAGTCGTGTCAAAGAAACAAGAATTGACATTGGTGTTAGAAAATTTGAGCTATTTGAAATGAAGGAAGATGAATCAATTGATCAAATGTATGGAAGATTCACAATCATCATAAATGAACTTAACTCGTTAGGGAAGAAATTCTCTATACATGAAAGAGTGAGAAAAGTGCTTAGATGTTTACCAAAGAGTTGGAGACACATAGTAACAGCAATCACAGAGTCAAAAGATCTCACTGAGGTTAAATTAGAAGATCTCATTGGatctttaaaagctcatgaGTCCATTCTTCAGGAAGACAAACCTATGAAAAACAAGATGATTGCATTAGATTCACAGACTAAAGAACGTTCTAAGAACAAAGAAGCAGTGGAGGAAGACAACAAGTTTcttcaagaagatgatgaagaagagttAGCATTTTTATCCAGAAGGATACAAAAGctaatgatgagaagaaatcagATTAAGAAGAACTTTCCACCAAGAAGAAATGGACCTAAACCAGAAGTGGATATCAGCAAAATACAATGCTATGGATGCAACCAATTTGGACACTACAAGAATGAATGTCCTAAACAAAAGAACTCTCCTTACAAATCCATGATGGTAACCTGGGATGAGTTGGATGAAGTAcaagaagcagaagaagaacaagaagctaATGTGTGTCTCATGACAAATGCAAACATTGAAGAGGTAACTCTAGATCCTTGCTCATCATGTCAAAAAACTGAACATCTCTTTGATAATCTTCTATATGactctcaaattctaaattctaaaaatgGTCAACTTAGAGATGAAGTCACTAAGTTAACCAAAGAAAGAGATGAATATAAATCTGATAATGAAATAATGAAGGGAATGATTAAAAATATGCAACTTGCACATGAAGGACTCTCTAAGCAAATTAAAGAACTTAGAGACAATCAGAAAATGAAAGAACATTCTATGATTCAAAAAgagaatattattttaaaacaaaaagtgtttAAACTTGAAAAAGACTTAACTAAGTTTGTCAGTACCAcagaaacttttgaaaatatattaggATCACAAGTTAagcttaggtag
- the LOC123881401 gene encoding uncharacterized protein LOC123881401, translated as MADSTDNSAETSQSNKKSVRGPTMLKAIENVRKTGIKIPLQFDLETGECYGNNASHFKSYVALLTRERCSIAKELWKHIPEGVKNAMWTDIKAIFVIPEFDDAKKSDHFKKIWFHYAGERWKDFKSRLTRTYITDPKPDDVPPYVKYPYIKKDIWEEFVKYRQTSDFKEKSQKGRENHAKNVYPHVLSRGGYKRLEEQMINEKRQSLSKDSSGLTDDDRHPSPPERYETWTRARQKKGGEFTSEPVKKVAEKIEKIVEDSKKGDFVPTGRHDVLTEAIGTPEHGGSVRGVGKKHNITTYWGRSKVSRQRQGIDVKEQLAAFKADLEAKFEEKLAQERKMMQDSLMETLKSMGLSQTSDTNNRVMVPEACAEQVVVTGSAKGSCSPAPVKMQNELKEVVVTESAKGSRSLAPVAEAEDNMDDVQKLLIMVLKKGDDHLDVQLTHCSMCTNFLMSCKCIRELLVGFIWLDMSTLSVWCSYIHRLCIENNTTNVYGILEPSFLNIVGDAGKKSDQRISQSKCKKYIQHKLENEKKECQLLPFNHGGHWQLIILCPKINTVVVICSLHWKLNPIMEKIVSSVFTVDQMANGNRKNNTVWLYPQARKQYNSNDCGYYVMKNMLDIVTAKITDSWMEVFNDPKELTAEEMYELRLRWSTYFLSLLEG; from the exons ATGGCTGATTCAACCGACAACTCTGCTGAAACTAgtcaaagtaataaaaaaagtgTTAGAGGTCCCACTATGTTGAAAGCAATTGAAAACGTTCGTAAAACGGGTATAAAGATCCCTCTCCAGTTTGATCTAGAAACTGGAGAGTGTTATGGTAACAATGCCTCCCATTTTAAGAGTTACGTAGCACTtcttactcgagaaagatgCAGTATTGCGAAAGAGTTGTGGAAACATATACCTGAAGGAGTAAAGAATGCTATGTGGACAGATATTAAG GCTATTTTTGTTATACCTGAGTTTGATGATGCAAAAAAGAGtgatcattttaagaaaatatggtTTCACTATGCGGGGGAGCGATGGAAAGATTTTAAATCACGGTTGACTAGAACTTATATCACAGACCCCAAACCAGATGACGTTCCTCCATACGTCAAGTATCCTTACATCAAAAAAGATATATGGGAAGAGTTTGTGAAGTATCGACAGACCTCTGATTTTAAG GAAAAAAGTCAAAAGGGTAGGGAGAATCATGCAAAGAATGTTTACCCACATGTATTATCCCGTGGCGGGTATAAGAGGCTCGAGGAGCAGATGATCAATGAAAAGAGACAATCCTTATCGAAAGATAGTTCTGGCTTAACTGATGATGATCGTCATCCATCTCCACCGGAACGCTATGAGACATGGACGAGAGCACGACAAAAGAAAGGGGGAGAATTCACATCCGAGCCTGTAAAAAAAGTTGCTGAGAAAATT GAGAAAATTGTTGAAGACTCAAAAAAGGGTGACTTTGTTCCAACGGGACGTCACGATGTCCTAACAGAAGCCATTGGAACACCTGAGCATGGTGGTAGTGTTCGTGGTGTtggaaaaaaacataacattacCACTTACTGGGGAAGATCAAAGGTTTCACGTCAAAGACAAGGTATAGATGTCAAAGAGCAACTAGCAGCATTTAAAGCAGATTTGGAAGCTAAGTTTGAGGAAAAGTTGGCGCAAGAGCGTAAGATGATGCAAGATTCTCTTATGGAGACACTAAAGTCCATGGGTTTATCCCAAACCTCTGATACAAATAATAGAGTCATGGTACCTGAAGCTTGTGCTGAACAAGTTGTTGTCACCGGAAGCGCAAAAGGGAGTTGTTCTCCTGCACCGGTCAAGATGCAAAATGAACTCAAGGAGGTTGTTGTCACTGAAAGCGCAAAAGGAAGTCGTTCTCTTGCACCGGTAGCAGAGGCTGAAGATAACATGGACGATGTTCAGAAATTGTTAATCATGGTTCTGAAAAAGGGTGATGATCATTTGGATGTACAATTAACTCATTGTTCAATGTGTACTAATTTTCTCATGTCTTGCAAGTGTATAAGAGAGTTGTTGGTGGGTTTTATTTGGCTCGACATGAGTACTCTAAGTGTTTGGTGCTC gTACATTCATCGTTTATGCATTGAAAACAACACCACAAATGTATATGGAATTTTGGAACCAAGTTTTCTGAACATTGTTGGTGATGCTGGGAAAAAAAGTGATCagagaatatctcaaagtaAATGCAAGAAATACATCCAGCATAAgttagaaaatgaaaagaaagagtgtCAATTATTACCATTTAACCATGG AGGACATTGGCAGTTGATAATACTTTGTCCAAAGATAAATACCGTGGTTGTTATTTGTTCACTACATTGGAAACTTAATCCAATAATGGagaaaattgtttcaag TGTTTTTACGGTTGATCAAATGGCGAATGGCAATAGAAAGAACAATACCGTATGGCTTTATCCACAA gcgaggaaacaatataattcaaatgacTGTGGATactatgtaatgaaaaatatgttggacaTTGTCACTGCTAAGATAACTGATTCTTGGATGgag GTATTTAATGACCCAAAAGAGTTAACAGCTGAGGAGATGTATGAATTGCGATTACGTTggtcaacatattttttgtCGTTATTGGAGGGTTAA
- the LOC123923020 gene encoding uncharacterized protein LOC123923020, translated as MDRSWMRANRLSTEYRHGVMEFLQFAESNAELERPPPEFPPLFLCPCINCANKEPKRTKKEIMNHLICDGICQNYTQWIWHGEVVATPSVSHRESGSVDIDDRLEDMMRDIGEDSFKRAHVYETLCSDKDEPLYPGCTNFTRLSAVLKLFNLKAKNGWTDKSFTELLELLIQMLPEGNVMPNRYYEAKKVLCPMGLEYEKIHACPNDCILYRKEFVNYNHCPTCKASRYKKKDGDSSDDEVTKTGPPAKVVWYLPIISRFKRLFANANDAKNLRWHAEERKCDGQIRHVADSLQWKKIDSLFPNFGKESRNLRLGLATDGMNPFGNQSTNHSSWPVLLMIYNLSPWLCMKRKYIMLSMMISGPRQPGNDIDVYLSPLIDDLKVLWEEGVDVFDSYSGEQFNMRAMLFCTINDFPAYGNLSGYSVKGHNACPICEKKTCYKQLKNGKKTVYLGHRKFLNRYHPYRRLRKAFDGDQENGVAPTPLTGEEVYERQRDINVVFGKCQKPKGRVPKAKVPKAESESVKRKKQPVVKSIWKKRSVFFDLPYWSSLDVRHCIDVMHVEKNVCDSVIGTLLDIKGKTKDGAHARLDMDLMGIRQELIPQKINDKTYLPPACHTLSKDEKTSFCKCLQSIKVPHGYSSNVKSLVSMKDLKLIGLKSHDCHVLMQQLLPVAIRGILPDNVRKAICRLCLFFNAICCKAIDPLKLDELENEAAVILCQLEMYFPPSFFDIMVHLIVHLVREIRLCGPIYLRWMYPIERYMKILKGYTKNPHRPEASIVERYIAEEAIEFCSNYLSEVDAIGVPKSRHDGRCDGVGTQGLNVKSMHIDIILQAHLYILNNTDEVQPYLSAHKSIIKKMHDKMNEKWVLREHNKKFSEWFKEKVCQDDSVSDTIKWLSYEPKCNILTWSAYDINKTSFYTKSKDDRSTMQNSGVMIVAESMHFSSSKDKNPVMASTPYFGVIEEIWEVDYVVFKVPLFKCKWIDINNGVRIDELGFTLVDLCKLAYKDEPFIMASQAKQVFYVKDPSNERWSVVLQGKNVHGSYENQELDISEIPPFSTDVPTFIEENEEDDVHAAIRLDHDEGIWD; from the coding sequence CTAGAACGTCCTCCTCCTGAATTTCCTCCACTTTTTCTATGTCCGTGTATAAATTGTGCAAATAAAGAACCAAAACGTACTAAGAAAGAAATCATGAATCATCTAATTTGTGACgggatttgtcaaaattatacacaatGGATATGGCACGGTGAAGTAGTAGCAACGCCAAGTGTGTCCCATAGAGAAAGTGGTAGTGTGGATATCGATGATCGACTAGAAGACATGATGCGTGATATTGGAGAAGATTCGTTTAAGAGGGCGCATGTGTATGAAACTTTATGCAGTGACAAGGATGAACCATTGTATCCGGGATGCACAAATTTTACCCGTTTGTCTGCGgtgttaaaattgtttaatttgaaaGCAAAAAATGGGTGGACCGACAAAAGTTTCACTGAATTGCTTGAATTGTTGATACAAATGCTTCCAGAAGGTAATGTAATGCCAAATCGTTATTACGAGGCGAAAAAAGTATTGTGTCCAATGGGTTTGGAGTATGAAAAGATACATGCATGCCCTAATGATTGTATATTATACCGAAAAGAGTTTGTAAACTATAATCATTGTCCGACATGTAAGGCGTCTCgctacaaaaagaaagatggtgATTCTAGTGATGATGAGGTGACCAAAACGGGTCCTCCCGCGAAAGTCGTATGGTACCTACCAATAATTTCAAGGTTCAAGAGATTGTTTGCTAATGCAAATGACGCAAAGAATCTTAGATGGCATGcagaagagagaaaatgtgatGGCCAAATTCGCCATGTAGCTGATTCTTTGCAATGGAAGAAAATTGACTCTTTGTTTCCAAATTTTGGCAAAGAGTCGAGAAACCTTAGACTTGGACTTGCTACTGATGGAATGAATCCGTTTGGTAATCAAAGTACTAACCATAGTTCATGGCCTGTTCTCCTGATGATTTACAACCTATCTCCTTGGTTGTGCATGAAgcgtaaatatattatgttatcgaTGATGATTTCAGGCCCAAGACAACCAGGAAATGACATAGATGTTTATCTAAGTCCactaattgatgatttgaaagtGTTGTGGGAGGAAGGAGTGGATGTTTTTGATTCGTATTCTGGTGAACAGTTCAACATGCGTGCCATGTTGTTTTGCACCATCAACGACTTTCCGGCATACGGCAATTTGTCTGGGTATTCCGTTAAAGGGCATAATGCGTGTCccatatgtgaaaaaaaaacatgttataaGCAACtgaaaaatggaaagaagacTGTTTATCTTGGCCACCGAAAATTTCTAAATCGTTATCATCCATATCGTAGATTGCGAAAAGCTTTTGACGGAGACCAAGAGAATGGTGTTGCTCCAACGCCCTTAACTGGAGAGGAAGTTTATGAACGACAACGAGACATTAATGTTGTCTTCGGAAAGTGCCAAAAGCCAAAAGGGAGAGTGCCAAAAGCGAAAGTGCCAAAAGCCGAAAGTGAAAGTGTCAAAAGGAAAAAGCAGCCTGTTGTGAAAAGTATATGGAAAAAGAGGTCAGTGTTCTTTGATCTTCCATATTGGTCTAGTCTTGATGTAAGACATTGTATTGATGTGATGCACGTGGAGAAAAATGTATGTGATAGTGTAATTGGAACACTTCTCGACATTAAAGGCAAGACAAAAGATGGTGCACATGCTCGTCTtgatatggatttgatgggTATACGACAAGAGTTAATACCACAAAAAATCAATGACAAGACATATTTGCCTCCCGCGTGTCACACTTTGTCTAAAGACGAGAAAACAAGTTTTTGCAAGTGTTTACAAAGTATCAAAGTGCCACATGGTTACTCGTCAAATGTCAAGAGCCTTGTATCAATGAAAGATCTCAAATTAATCGGCTTAAAATCTCATGATTGTCATGTCTTGATGCAACAACTACTACCTGTGGCTATTCGTGGGATATTGCCCGATAATGTTAGGAAAGCTATATGCAGGTTGTGCTTATTCTTCAATGCAATATGTTGTAAAGCAATTGATCCATTGAAGTTAGACGAGTTGGAAAACGAAGCTGCAGTTATCTTGTGTCAATTGGAGATGTATTTTCCTCcttcattttttgacattatGGTTCATTTGATTGTTCATCTAGTAAGGGAGATTAGATTGTGTGGCCCAATTTATTTACGGTGGATGTATCCAATAGAGCGATACATGAAGATCCTAAAAGGGTATACAAAAAACCCACACCGTCCGGAAGCTTCGATTGTTGAGAGGTACATTGCAGAAGAAGCTATTGAGTTTTGTTCAAACTATTTGTCAGAAGTGGATGCTATAGGGGTTCCCAAGTCTCGTCATGATGGAAGATGTGACGGTGTGGGCACGCAAGGTTTAAATGTCAAGAGCATGCATATTGATATAATTCTTCAAGCGCATTTGTATATATTGAATAACACTGATGAAGTTCAACCTTACTTGTCTGCTCACAAAAGCATCATAAAGAAAATGCACGATAAGATGAATGAAAAATGGGTGTTAAGAGAGCATAATAAGAAATTCTCAGAGTGGTTTAAAGAAAAGGTCTGCCAAGATGATAGTGTTTCCGATACAATAAAGTGGTTGTCCTATGAGCCTAAATGTAACATATTGACTTGGAGTGCATATGATATTAACAAAACTTCCTTTTATACAAAATCAAAGGATGACCGCAGTACCATGCAAAATAGTGGGGTTATGATTGTGGCAGAGTCCATGCACTTCTCtagttccaaagataaaaatccggTTATGGCATCTACACCCTACTTTGGGGTGATTGAAGAGATCTGGGAGGTTGATTACGTTGTGTTTAAAGTGCCTTTATTTAAATGCAAATGGATTGATATCAACAATGGTGTGAGAATTGATGAATTAGGATTTACACTAGTTGATCTTTGCAAGTTAGCTTATAAAGACGAACCTTTCATCATGGCATCCCAAGCAAAACAGGTGTTTTATGTCAAAGATCCTTCTAATGAACGGTGGTCGGTGGTTCTACAAGGAAAAAATGTGCATGGTAGTTATGAAAATCAAGAGCTTGATATTTCCGAAATTCCTCCTTTCTCAACAGATGTGCCTACCTTCATTGAAGAAAACGAAGAGGATGATGTGCATGCAGCTATTCGTTTAGATCATGACGAAGGAATATGGGATTAG